In the genome of Pseudomonas sp. Teo4, the window GTGAGCTGTTTGGCCAGGGTGCCACCTGGCTGCTATGGCTCAGCTACTTCTTCACCTTGATGGTGGTGTACATCCTGATCAACTGGCTGCCGAGCCTGTTGGTGGGCCAGGGCTTCAGCAGCGCTGATGCCAGCTGGGTGATGTTCGCCCTGCAGATCGGCGCCGCCATCGGCACCCTGGCGCTGGGCCTGGTGCTGGAGCGGTTGCCTGCCTGGGCCACCGCTGCACTGGTTTACCTGGGCATCCTGGTGGCCCTGGGTGGGCTGGGGCTGGCCAGCGACCTGCGGAGCATGCTGGTGGCCGGGTTTGCCGCCGGCTTCTTCGCCACCGGTGGGCAGGGCGTGCTGTATGCCCTGGCACCGCATTTCTACCCCGTGCAAGTGCGTGCCACCGGCGTGGGCGCTGCCGTTGCGGTAGGGCGCCTGGGGGCCATGAGTGGGCCTTTGGTTGCCGGGCAGATGTTGGCCTTGGGCGCAGGTTCCGCCGGGGTACTGCTGGCCTCGGCCCCCGGTGTGGTGATTGCCGCCCTGGCGCTGTTCCGCCTGATCGGCCGCCGCCCCGCATAAACCCGGCTGCTGTTTCCCCTTGCTTGCTCCCTGCTGCCTGGCGCGGCAGGGCTTCCTACAACTACAAGAAAGTGAAGACCTCATGCACAAGGCCCCTAATACCTGCCTGGCCCTGGCCGTTTGCCTGCTCTGCAGTGGCCCTGCCTCAGCGGCAGGCTTCGTCGACGACAGCCATGCTGAGCTGGTACTGCGCAACTACTACTTCGACCGCAATTACCTGGGCGAGACACCGCAGGCAGCTGCTCGGGAATGGGCTCAGGGTTTCATCCTGAATGTGAGCTCCGGGTTCACCGAGGGGCCCATCGGCTTCGGCCTGGATGCCAAGGGCATGCTCGGGGTGAAACTGGACTCCTCGCCGGACCGTGCCGGCACCGGCTTGCTGCCGTTCGACCGGACCACGCGGGAGCCGGCCGATGAGTATTCCGAGCTGGGCCTGACCGGCAAGGTCAAGGTCTCGCGCACCGAGCTGCAGGGCGGCACCATCAGTACCTTCCTGCCCATCGCCTTCGCCAGCCCCACGCGCTTGCTGCCGCAAACCTTCCGTGGCGCCTACCTGCGCTCCACCGACATCGACCGCTTGAGCCTGCATGCCGGCTGGCTCGACCGGATCAACCTGCGTGACTCCACCGACTACCAGAAAATGAGCATCGGTGCGCCCAATGGCCGCTTCAACGCGGCTGCAACATCCGACCGTTTCACCTTCCTGGGGGGCGACTATGCCTGGTCCGACGCCTTGACCCTGCGCTACTACCACGCCGAACTGGACCAGCTGTACCGCA includes:
- a CDS encoding OprD family porin produces the protein MHKAPNTCLALAVCLLCSGPASAAGFVDDSHAELVLRNYYFDRNYLGETPQAAAREWAQGFILNVSSGFTEGPIGFGLDAKGMLGVKLDSSPDRAGTGLLPFDRTTREPADEYSELGLTGKVKVSRTELQGGTISTFLPIAFASPTRLLPQTFRGAYLRSTDIDRLSLHAGWLDRINLRDSTDYQKMSIGAPNGRFNAAATSDRFTFLGGDYAWSDALTLRYYHAELDQLYRKDYFGFVDERKVGAGRLKSDFRLFVTGEDGAAKAGKVDNRNTALMLTYAWASHSLGVGYMRLDGDTAMPYLYGTEPLVITEGTLSSEFLNPKERSWQVKFDQDFAPFGVPGLKGMLRYVRGDNIELAKFGGTGLNESEKDVELSYTVQQGTFKGVALRLRHAWYRNDFAAGASHRDDNELRVNVDYTVKLW